DNA sequence from the Candidatus Kaistella beijingensis genome:
ACGCATTTGCTCACTCATTTCTTCCAACACAGGTTTGATGGTACTTTCTGGCAGTTCGCTGATGCGGATATACATTAAACCATCAATTGCATCATTGAAACTTGGATCAACGTTGAAGGAAATCACTTTTGCATTTTGTTTGATGTATTTCTTAATCAAAACCGGCAAACGCATTTCAGGCTCCAAATCGTCAATAATTTTATCAAGTTTGTTGAGATCCGACTCTACTTCATCGAAGAATAAATGCTTGTCACGATCTTTCAGCTTTACCTTAAATTCCTTTTTCGGGTGAATATATTGCGCAACTGCAGAATCGTAATAATTAGAACGCATAAATTCAATCATCAAGGATTTTGAAAACTCGGAAAATTTATCAGAAATACTTACACCGCCCATCAAAAATTTATGTTCAGGATTTCTTAGACAAACATGAACAATTCCCCTCCACAAAAGAAAAAGAGGCAAAGGTTTTTGCTGGTATTCAGTAGAAATATACGCTCTCCCCATTTCAATCACCTTACGGAAAAACGGTTGCAATTCCGGATCAAATTCAAAAAGTGAACTGGTGTAAAAACCATCAATCCCATATCTTTTCATGACTTCTGCACCAAGTGCCATTCGATATGCTCCTGCTAATTTTTTCGCGGAATTATCCCAGAGGAAAAGGTGGTGATAATGTTCATCGTATTCGTCAAGGTCGAAAGGCAAATTGCTTCCCTCCCCGATTTTTCTGAAAGTCAGTTCACGCTGTCTCCCGATTTCCCTCATAATGGAAGGAATTTCCGAATAAGACGAAAAGAAAACTTCGTAATTCCCGTTTCGGAAAAGCATTTTATCTTTTTTATAAAGCGCTTCGATTTCTTTTACGATATCTTCCTGTGGCGTTTCATCAATAATGTTTTGTACAACGTTTTCTTCCTTTAAAAGGGGGAAGTTGAGTTTAAGATTCGGAATATTTAAGCGTTCTGCAATTGTTTTTCTTTTGTCATAGTACGATTTCAACATATAGATTTTCTTCTGAAGAAATTCCCCCACTTCTTCTGTCGTATCATGTTCTTCCATCACTTTCACAGAAACAGGTTTCCCGATTCTGATGCGAATTGGTTTTTCACGTTTGTTCATCATTTCCGCAGGCAACATCAACGTTTGCAAATCAGGATGAAGCTTTGAAACTTGATAAAAAAGTGGGCTATTTTTGGCATGGAAATACATTGGAACCACCGGAACTTTTGCCATCTTGATTAATTTCAAAGCTGGTTTTTCCCACTTTTTGTCAAGAATTTCATTGAACTCATTATTT
Encoded proteins:
- a CDS encoding lysophospholipid acyltransferase family protein, producing the protein MSLISKNDLIKASGLSKIGFLKSPVASAIMRLTKINKVNELYDILKDKSGKDFFDSFVRERDLKYVVFEEDLAKIPKTGPFILVSNHPLGAIDGILMTKILTEIRPDFKIMGNFLLEKIKPMEPFVIPVNPFESRKEIRNSSTGMRETLKHVQNGGCVGIFPAGEVSNRNNEFNEILDKKWEKPALKLIKMAKVPVVPMYFHAKNSPLFYQVSKLHPDLQTLMLPAEMMNKREKPIRIRIGKPVSVKVMEEHDTTEEVGEFLQKKIYMLKSYYDKRKTIAERLNIPNLKLNFPLLKEENVVQNIIDETPQEDIVKEIEALYKKDKMLFRNGNYEVFFSSYSEIPSIMREIGRQRELTFRKIGEGSNLPFDLDEYDEHYHHLFLWDNSAKKLAGAYRMALGAEVMKRYGIDGFYTSSLFEFDPELQPFFRKVIEMGRAYISTEYQQKPLPLFLLWRGIVHVCLRNPEHKFLMGGVSISDKFSEFSKSLMIEFMRSNYYDSAVAQYIHPKKEFKVKLKDRDKHLFFDEVESDLNKLDKIIDDLEPEMRLPVLIKKYIKQNAKVISFNVDPSFNDAIDGLMYIRISELPESTIKPVLEEMSEQMRSEENNSSENQ